The genomic window CCTGTCGTCGGAGGCCGGCTGCCCTCGCTCCTGATTGGCTCACTCACCCCGGCGCTCCCTTTCTGATTGGTGGGAAGACTTTCCCGCGATCACGGAGCCCGGGGGAGGGCGCCCAGATTCGGGTTGCCATGGCCACGAGGGACGCTGGGCGGCCTGGCGCGGAGGGATCCGGCCGTGCCTCcgccccgcctcgccccgcctCTGCCCGGGACGGCCGCCGGTGGGTGCTGGCCCTGCAGTCCGGGAGCCGGATCGCCGCCCCACGGGCGGCCTCTCCTCTTCCCGAGAGGCTGGGGGTGATGAGTGAGGGACTACTTTCTCCGGCGGAGGGACACGGAGGGGCGGTGTGAAATGACGTTcgcagcctggggagggggcgcCGCCATCTTCCCTGCGGCTGGCCTTTGCCATGTGGCGCGGCGGTGGCTCTTACCACAGCCGCttcccgcctcccctggggcCTCCCGGAGCCTCGCCGGAGCCGGTGAGGGGATCCCGGCACGGGGGTGTGCcggcggggggagcgcgggGTACTGCTGCCTGCCCTCGCCTCCCCTCGGGCCTGCGGGACTCGCctcagggctgggcagggtgtggggctggcagggcccAGCCTTCCCCTCTCACCGGTGTTGCCCCATCGCTGCCTCCGAGGTGGAGGGGCCAGGCCGTGCTTGTGGGCCCTCTGGACTTGTGCTTGTTATCTGTTAGCTTAGCGTTCGCACACTACTAGGTTCTGTTCATAGAGCTGTCCTGTTTGCCCTAGAAGCCGTTTCTCTCCTCATGCTCTGTCCTGAGGGAGTCAGAGGTGACCAAGCCACCAGTaaaggcaggcagctgtgcttGCAAAGGGTGACATCCCTGTGTGCCGAGGGGATGGTGACACGTGAGCCTACAGGCATGGCCCACGTAAAGGCTTTTGTCAGAAAGGGGCTTTTGGGAGGACTGAGGTGTGTGTAAGGATACTTGCTTTTTGTCGCAGAAATAGTTAAAATCTGTATTCTCAATGCTGCTGCAAAGACTCTTGTTTAAGCAGAGACTGTGAATTTTAGCAGATGGGTGTCTGGGGGAGAACGTTCTGCTTTACTGAACAGGACTCATGAAGCAAAAGAAACctgtctttgaaaaaattacTGATGCAAAGCTATACTGCTGACAGCAAAGTAGGATGCAGGTGTATCTAGCAAGAAACTTGAGGCAGGGTTACTCTCAGGTTTGATCATAATAGAACAAATGTACTAATACAGAACAGCCAACCTGCTCACAGGGGTTAGCATTTGTGGACACAACTGTTAGATTAACATCAAATCTTGTTTTATCTGTTCAGACTTTGGAAAtccttttttgtgtttctgtccCAACACATTATTAAACTTTTCGTTCTAAGACCTGCAAAACAGATGCTGTCTCATATAAGTAGGCCCTGCCTTTACCAACCATGGAGAGTTGGCATCTCATAGCAAAAGtccaaacaaaccagaaaaataaagcattaagaTTCAGTGGCAGCTTTAGTTATTAagattgggggaaaaaatctgcaGCTAGAGACTTTACCACTTGTGATTTCTTTAAGGCAGATTGCTCCAGCAGGCAGATTTTCtatgtttgctttgttttgtctcTCATGGGGTCCCAGTCCTCTGTGATGACAGCAAACATCTCCTTTGCTTTGTGCTGACAGAAAGGCTCAGTCTTTCTTTGTAAGGTGGATGAAGATGGAGTCTTAATGCTAGTTACTGAAAACAGATGGAAAGGAGgctagagggtttttttgtttgtttgttttgtgaacttagaaactataaaaataatgtattttcctCATCTGAAGCTTGTCCAGGGATTTACAGCATCCCTATCTCAGAAGAACAAAACTGCTTGGAGTGGAAGGAAATCTGCAAAAGATGGCCTGAATCAGGAGCCTGTGGCACCTTTGCAGGTAGGTAGGATATATTGCTCATAGGAAAGTGTGTTGCCTTGTCTAATACCAACTTCGTAGCACCTCAAGTATCCACATGTTCTTCAGTCCTCACTGTTTCCCTGTTTATTTCGTATCAGGAATTAGTTCAGTGCTAATCAGGGTGCGCTTGCTGTTATTTATCCATGTAGGTAATATAGTGCACAGCCTTCTTTAATCGGTGATTGCAGGATGAAGAATAAACTGTGAGAATCCTTTCCCTGCTCCTCAGAGACCACAAGGTTGAATATGCTTCACAGAGTTCCCTGGAGCTTAGTAGACTTGGGCTGTGTGGAAAAAGGGGAGATCGTTTTCAGAGCAGGGGACCTCTCACGGGGAATACCAGCCTCCATGGCAGGCACAACACTCTGCAGAAGCCACAGGGCACATgtagaccaaaaaaaaaaaaataatcttcatttCCAGATGGAGAGAGGCAGGGTACCTGCTTTCCAAATCATGTAGTAGAGTCCTAATTGTAAGTCCCTATTTTACTCTGCGTGTTTTGTCTCCTCTGTACGGAGAAGGCAGGAATCATGTTAAGAGGAAGTGCCCGGTAGCCTGCCACAATGCTAAGGCTTGTatgtatttctggttttggaagCTGTCTTACAGGggttgaaaaaaatacagaagtataGCAGAGGACTGGGATGTTGTGACCTATTCCACTGAGGTGTGTCTGATGAAAGGAGAGAAAGCTTGCAAAGTtttgcaggagggaaggaaagtcCTTGATACCATGTGCATTACATTGgctttcttccttgctttgctttgtccTGGATTACATGGCAGAAGtgaggatttttcttttgtataagTAGTTGGAGTGAAGGACATGAGCTTGCAAATTTGaggaaagatattttcaaaacttgCAAGGCCCTGAGCAATATTGTCTATGAGGTTAGCTGCTCTTCAAGCAGGCAGTgggaccagatgacctccagaggacCCTTCCAACATATgctttcctgtcttttctgaCTGAAAGAGTCAGAAACCACAGGAAAGCATTTCTGTGAGGAGACAGGAATATCCATGCAGATGTGTCTATCATCTGCTTAAGAGCAGAgaatatgaaatgaaacaaataaagaTGTAGATTAAAGACTTCACCTTGAACCAATGGTAAGAGATTTGAATCTGCATTCTAGAGAGGTCAGTTGGGAGTCAGTATCACTGAAGTGCTGGGTTGGACAGAGTAAACTCTTAAAAGTTGTCTtgtatgaaaaaatattgttatcTTGTATGAATACCTGATTCAGAGAGTCTTTGTAGATTCTTTTAACTAGATGTTGCCAAAAATAATTGAAGACCAGGGGGGTTTTTTCATAGCTGAAAGATCTGGCTGAAGAGTGTGGAGGTCAGTATCTCTGCAGAAGTAAACTTTTCTTTTGGTCCACTCTTTACCTAAGTAATTTTGTGAATACATCGTTTCCTGGAAGCAGTGTGTCTCCAGTGAATCTGAAATAAATAGAGGTTTAAATAGAGGTTCCTGTAAAGGGCATTTTGCCTCTGTGGTTCTACTGTCTCTCTTATAAATTGATCCAAATATATTGGTGTACGTACAATAGGTTAGTGCTTCAGCATAAGCTTTGTCTGGTAGAACTAACTTTAAAAACCACTAAAATGCAACCATCCCTATGGTGGAATGTAGCGGTTATTTGAAAGTGATTTTTACGTGATTGAAAAAggcacaaaggaaagaagtgaAAGCCAGGAGGTGGAATTTGATAACcctgaaatgttttcaaagctgACAAGCATTCTGCAAAAATTTGTGAATCACTTtgttctttgaaacaaaaaatccatTGCTCATGGAGATGAGGACAGACAGTTACTATCAGGAGTATCTGACTATAAACCTGATACTTCATCTCTCTGTTTTACTTACTGTGATATGAGAATGTTGCTGGTATCAGCAGTTAGAATTCCTTTAGAGATTTGTTTCATTGTTTGGTGGGAATTGTAAGAAAACtagttttttgctgtttatacGATAGTTTTATATGGTTTTGAATGTTTTAATGTTTCTCCCAGACTAGTCCAATAATGCATAGTGTGAATAGCTCAGAGACTCCCTGGCTACTAGGATTTACATGTCCGAGACCTGTGAAAGAACATGATCAGCAAAGGCCTTGGCAGGTGAGTGACTCTCAGCATTTCCTCAGCTGTAGGGAATGCTACTGTGAAGAACCATGTTGTGAAGAACCTCATGCTACTGTGAAGAACCAAAGTTCAGAATACATGAAACCAGTATCTGTAACTGGGTTCCGAAGATATTCGGGTATAATTGAGCTTCTGTCTTGGAACTGGCCACCTAATACCACTGAAGTTCTGGGCAGTGATCTGGTCTGTCTGCCTGTGTTCCAGGACTGCCGTCCCCGGCATGTGCCTGGATTCATTTGTGAGTCCTCCTTAGCGGGAACTTTGTGCTTTAGTCTGTCCCTCCTAAGCACGCTCAGAAATGTGTATTACAGGAAGATGTGTGTGCTCTGTCCTTCCTGTCAGCTTGTTGTAGGTTGAGTCCTTCTAGTGTTCAAGTATTGCGTGAATCTTCCAGAGGAATCCCAAAAGTTAATGTTGGTCAGCAGTGTTAGTACATTCAGAAATTATATTGCAGCCTGTCTTACATATGCATGAGTAGGCTGCTGACTCAGTAAGCGGTGGTCTGGTATTACAATAGGTGCTTAAATTGTGAGTGGGTAGAATTGGGcctatatatatatctatatctttCTTCAAAGAAGAGTGCCCAAGTCATTAAAATCATGACCTTAAATTGGGATATCCCAGTCTCCATTGTTTCTGTTTCATCTGTGTGAAATGTTCTTCATTTCCTATCCTGAAGTATTCCTGAGATCTGCTACAAGGATGCTTTGTTGTAATTCCTGCACAGAAATAACAAGGTGTGCAAGGCAGCATGGTGTGAAGATGTTAGGTGAACTTCTTACCGTTCTATCCCAGTTTGTAGCTTGATTGTGGAACTTAGATGAGAACCTGATCTTTGTAAAGCAGGTTGGCTTTTTATGCAGACCTTTTCCgttttttcatgtttatccGGAGGTTCTCCTCAGCACCAGCAAAGAGTGGCGCAGCAAATACTTTTGACTGCAGTAGAcgttttgggaagaaaaataataccaaaGATTGGCTAACACACACAGACTTCTGTCGTGCGAAGGTATGATTGGAGGAATGAAATGGAATGGAAAGTATGAAGGGAGGAATGAAAAATGGTTATTTGCAAACTCCTGTAAAATCTGAGATATGTTTGTCATGGAGAAGGGGATCAAAGAACTCTGGAAATAGCAATCCATTGGGTTTTATCGAGCCCTTGCATCCTTTTGAGGCAACTTTACTGAGTTCCATGCAATTTGGTGTGTGGAAAAGTTTCCCATAAAACCTTAAACAAGCTTGTGACTagttagaatcatagacttgtagaacagcccaggctggaagggacctcaaaagatcatctggtccaaccttccGTGGGAAAGAGACactagatgagattatctagcaccctgtgCCAtcacatcttgaaaacctccagtgatggggactccaccacatctctggggaggttgttccagtgaatgattgatctcactgtaaaaaaattctttcttacaTTGAGATGAAACCTCTCCCAGTGCAACTTGTACCTGTcgccccttgtcttctccacgtggctccttgtgaagagagagcctctGTCCTCTTTGTAGCCATCCTTTCAGTACTGGCATACTGTGATGAAgttccccctgagccttctccagggagaagagacctaACTCCTTCAGTTGAAGGAGACCTAACTGCTTCGGTTCAGACGTGTATTATCCTGAAGGAAAACTTTTCATCTGTTCACCAATGTGTGTTGTGAGTACGTTCTGCTAGTGGTTCTTCTCAGCTGGAGAGATGGCCATGTCTCCCTGGTGCTGTTAAGGTACTAGTTTTAGAAAAGTTCTCTGATTATGTAAAGTAGATCTGTCAGGTGTAATGCAACATGCCAGTTGTTTCAAATAGGATGAAAGGGTCTTAAAACATGCCAGAAATTGAGATTTCCCCTTTCTCATTcgtttttggtttgttttttttaacactgcTTGTCTCCTCCCTGCTTGCTCTGATGTATGATGTCCTGCTCATCTCAGGATAAGAAGCCTCTTGGAGTGTGGAGCTGGTCAATGGGGACAAGGCAGACATGACTGAAAACTACGCTGTTTATTtggattaaaaattaatattaagcACAGGGAGTAGCAGTCTAGTTTTCCATTCTGTGCATCAGATGCATTCCCTGAGTCTTGCGCTGCCAGTGGTATGGTAGGCTTGTGCAAAAATGCCATGGCTGTAGCTCAGTTTTTAAGTGGCACAAGAAGGTCACAGCAGGGATGACTTTGAATTCATCTATGGAAACCACGGGAGGTAGGCAGCAGGTCAAACAGATGAAATGTGAATGTTTCAGCACTGCTTCTGGCTTAGGTCTAAATAAAACCAGGTCACGTGAGGATTAACTTGTGTTGGTAGAAATATTTAGCATGGATGTACTGAAACTGATTGAAACTTTTAGTGATACCTAAGCTGGCATTAGCATCTGTGCAACTCTAGTGACATGCAAACTTTAAAGTGATGGCAATCATACGACGCACTAGCTGAGCCTTATTTCTCATTTGGGATAGGCTGTAAGCATGCCATATACAGCAAAGCAGCTAACGTGGTCATTTGTTAAGCTGTAGGAACTCAGTTGCGTGCCTGTTCTCTTAGGCTAAGCTGGTGCAAGTGAAGCAAGTTCCTATCAGTGTCTAAACTGAGGGTTAGTcccacaaagcaaaacaggttGTAAATTCGTTTTAGTTTAACTGAGATGGTCTGTCTAAAACAGGTTGTGGTTTAGTTTCCTGCATTGCAACTTACCTCCTGAATTTTTGGCGTAATGCTGAAAAGCTGGTAATATTTTTATAGCCCATTTTTCAAGATAAATTTTGCCATGGAATTAAAATTCTTTGTGAACTTAAAGCTGCTGATTGACTCATGAAGACAAGATCTCTCTGGTTAACCCACAGAGTTGGTGCTGCCTGATCATAGGGGAGATACCCAAATTGCATGTGTGCTCTAATCTTGCCTGGAGGGACTCCATCCCCAAATGATAGACAAATTTGGTCTGTATTGCTTGTGCTCCTTGGCCAGAGTGCAGGAGTTGCAGTTAATAAGCCACATTACAAGGAATTGcctgtttaaaaatcaaattgaCAACAGCAGTGCCTTGCAAGGGCTGTTGTTCTTAAATTATGTTTTAGTGTCTCAATATTCATGATGCAGGGAACAGTTTCTCCCTATTCTGATCTTGAGAAAGAGTAAGATGAGGATGATGCTAGAGGAGAGCTTGGCTGGTGTCACAATAGTACCTGagatttaaaatgcagaaaaattcatgagcagaggcagcagtgaggCAGTTTCCTGCTTTGGAGGGGTTTTTCTCATTATCTTTCCTCTTACACTTCACtgttttcctctatttttccttttatactTTTATGAATTCCTTGACTTAATACCTCATCACggttttaatttgtttgatTGCTATTTGTATAGTGTGGCTTTATCTGCATTGAAAATGAAGGTTGCTGCCTTCATCGGGCACATGTGAGCAACAGTGACAAGGAGCAAGTGGTGGTGCGGTCGCGGTGAGGAGTGGCCAAGGAGGTGTATGGTCTGGTCCAGCTGAACATGTACATTCCAGTTCTTCCAACACTCTCCTGTTGCTACGTTTAACCTAACTGGTCAGAGCAAGTCTCGCAAAGATTTACCTGCCGGTGCTATTTTGCCAGCTGGGTTATGGTGTAACGTGCCTTTAATCACCAcacaagtaattatttttaattcaaaggtAATTCTAACTCTTACTGTAAGTCCTGCTTTTACTTCATAtggttttttgatgttttgttAGGCAGCACCTGATGAAAGTCAAGACATCATTGCTTCTGTTCGGTGCATCTTGGAcagagaaaattactttgtgAGGGTAAGAAGTGGTATCTCTTCTCTCATTTGCTGTGTGCTTTCCTGCATGtcagtgttttttctctccatcaTTCATTCGTGATTTATGAGAAAATGTCAATTGTCTGTATTCTTGAAAAACTAAATTTAGAGGTACAAATGTCTGGCCTCTTCAGCCTCCTCGGGATAGGACTGAAGTGGTAACCCTAAATATGATCTTAGGAATCATCTGTCTTTGGTGACTTACCTGCCTGTTTGCACCTAACATTTGTTCCGTGGGTGTGGTTAGATGCTGACGATGGGCCTGTGAATAAAGGGCAGGAGGGCTGATCTGATCTAGCAGATTGCCAGTGCTGCAGGAAGCGGgtccttctcctgctgcctgtcTTGCATAGTCTGGTGCTTATCAGACCTCTGCTCTGAAGCGATTTCAGCTCACTAATCTGGTAGGAGAAAGTGAATGATTTTCTGCGTGTCTTGCactacagtttaaaaaattagaGTCTGAATGCCAGAACTCCTGCAAGGGAGAGCTTGGAAGCAAGCGGTGGGAagtggagagagggaggagcaGAAAGAAGGCCTCAAAAACAGGGCCCTTACAGCAGTGACCAGCCAGATCAGGTCAGCCAAGCTGCACAGCTTCACCCATGGAATCTTTAACATGGTTGGCCCATAGGTTGtatggtttttattttccatttcttaggAGGTGGATGGATATTTGAGGCACAATGATTTCTTAAATCTGAGAAAGAAGGAGATCCTTTACAAGAAATGGCTTAAGGATGTTTCAGAACCACTGCTGCAGAAAATTGAGGACAAAATGGACAGTCAGTCAAGTGAAGAAATACGGAAAAGGAAAGACGAACAACTGTCTCTCTATTTAAACTATTGTAAAAAGAAGGTATCAACGAGAAGTAAATTTCTGTCATGGAGAGGGTTGCATACAGGGGGTTGTGGACAAGATCAGGGTTTTAGCTGTTATTTGCTGTTCAGTTGAGTAGCCTGGAGTTCAGATATGCCTTACCCATAACTTATTCTTCTCAAGAATTTCTGTAATGGTGGCATACATCCTTAACAGCTGTTTGTTTAAGTTCACCATCAGATATGAACAATGGCATTGTTTGGTGCAGTGAGCACGTGCTGGGGTCTGAATATGGCGAGACACTGTATTGTGGTGGGTTTCCCTCTGAGCACCAGACCATTTAGAGGGAAAACCTTGAGCTCTGTTAGCTGAAACCAAAGGCTGAGTCTGTGACCAGGGAGTGGACTGCACTCTCATGTCTCAGGAGTTTAGCTAGAGCAGTACTGCAGTATGTTGGCAGAGCACAAGTGAAACTGTTTCGTGTACGTGGATGCTACTGATCAAgctttataaatgaaaaaaaaggtgggAACAGGGGGACATAAACAATTTTCTTAAGTCTACATGCAGGTAAATAGACCCAGCTCATGGCTTCTGTAGTTCCGTGTGTTTCAGTACTCACAAAAATTGCAGTCACTGTAGGAAATATTGTTGGTTTTCTTGATTTTGCTCTGAATTTCACACCACTGTTGAGTATCAGATCCCGTGACTCAACTTTCTGCATCTCAGGAATGGATATATAGAGCAATAAAAGTAGTTACACCATCTGCCACAAATAGAGTAATATATATAGTGCAGGTTTTTGTTGTCAGTAGAAGCCACTGCACAGTGGAGTTATGAGACTGTAAACAAGCTTCCcatccagaaatgaaaatgtcatgGGAGCTGTGTTGTTCTAATGAGAGCAAATGATCCCTTTTTCAAAGTTCTGATGTGAAAGACCCATGCATTTAAACTGCATGTAACAACAAAGAGTTGAACCACTCATACTGCTGAAGTCCTGGGATTTAGGATATGTTGGGTGTACTGTACATATCTGGGTCTGCATCAGTCCCTCTCGCAAGCTTCTGTGTCAGGTCAGGACTTTGCTGGGTGTCCTCCAAAAGCAATGGCTGGTGTGCTGGGATGTGTCCTTCTGCCTGAACAAGCACAGCACCAGTGATCAGCCTCCACCTTTTCTCCTTGCTCTGTGGTGTTAGCTCTATCATCAGCATGTCTGAAAAACAGGCTGAAGCCCTTCAGAGTAACAGGACAATTAATTTGCGGAAGTATGCATTAATCGTGGCAACATATGATAGATTTTGCCGAACTTAAGACACTTCTGTGGATTGGTTAATATACTGAATTCTGGCTGtgcatttcttcctccctcccttctttttgtccattttctcttgctctcttcccTGCTATTAGGTTTCTCCTTGTCCTGTTTGCCAGATCTCCTCACCTTCCTGTGTCTCTGTAACTGGTCCATTCCCCCTTTCCGtatcttattcttcttcttccaggTTCTCCTCTcgctctctttctctctccagtcAACCCTTTTACTCCATCCCTGAGTCTCTCACTGTTTcgcctttctttcttctgtcaGACTCCCCAATACTGTGTCTCCCTCTCCTTGTTGCTTCTGATGATTCCTCCAAGTTCTCCATTGTCATTTGCTTTCCAAAGCTGCCTTCTCCCCCTTGCCTCCATTATCTTTCTCCCCTCTAACACTCTCTCTCCTCACTGTCCTTCCAGGTTTCTTCATCTCAGTCTTTCTGTCAgctcactttttttcctcctttttcacGCCATCTGAGCCTTCATCCTTTACCTTCCTTCCTTGACTCTCCGTCGTTCCAGTGACCTGCTCatatgtgggttttttgccttAAATCTGCCTCCTTTTCATCTCCATTCTCACCTCCTCCTAACCCCCAGTCCCAGGGACATGGACTGCAGATGCATGATGGTTGGTCATAGTGTGAAGATGGCAGCAGCGCTGCTTTTCTTCTAGCACTGGCAGCAGTGCCACACTGCAGCCTGCAAGGAGGAAGAAGTTTCCCCGGCCTGGGTTGCTGCTGTGTTGGCCACAACTCAGCTTCTGGTAGTCCAGGATATTGTAGGCATTGTGTGTTGAAATGCTGCAGAGTAAGAAACCCTTCTGACTCATTTTTAAGAGCAGGCTGTTACTCTGCTTTCTGCCAAGGGGTGTGTGAGCGATAATACATCGACTGTGTGAAGGGATCAAATGGGTGTGCTGCACAGCACCTAGCACAATTGACTGAGGTCTCAGCACATGTTGTAATGGGGTGGTATGTAATAATAAACCAAGGGGTGGCACTAAAACTCTGCAAATTGAGGCATGTTAGGGCTTAAAGCTTTCCAGGGACAGAAACAGGAGACAGTGAGtgcagctgctgcttgctgTCTGGGGAATTGCCAGAtcctggggagcaggggccCCTGCAGAGGCAACAATGCTCACGCTCAGCAGTAGCTCAAGCCCTGTGGAGCTGCCCAGGTGCCTGCTGAGTGTCTGGGAACAGCACAGGCCCTTGGGGTCTGGCTTACTTGCCCATGTGAGCATCTTCAACAGTGACCTCTTAAACCTACTGCAAATCCCACTTTTTTGGGTTTGGACTTGTTTTGCAGCACTCCTGAACTGTTCGGGTTAAAGTATGGTTTTTTCCAACTCTTCCGCTTGAGATCACATCCACAGATTGCCAAAAAGAACTGTGTAGGGCTGAGACGTAGAAGGCCATGGGCTGAATGCTCCCTTCCTTCCTGGGACCCCTGGAGAATTGTCTGcacaagaaagctggaaaacTTCATTTGCAAGGTTTTGGAAGAATGACCGAGAGTATTAGGAAGAAGTATTTTATATGCTTGCCCTGTTCTTACTATTCTTAGGGCATCACTTGTGgcctttgttcttttttttttacttctatgtgttttgttttgtcatcTGTACAGCTGTTATTTGATGCAATGTAGGTAAGTCCTGGCTTATTGGCTGTAAACAGTGCATTATAATTTGGAGACAAATGGTTataattcacctttctcagcatCAGGCTTGATCAGTGTGTCGACCTCAGTATCTGTTCAGCTTCTTGATAGC from Gavia stellata isolate bGavSte3 chromosome 2, bGavSte3.hap2, whole genome shotgun sequence includes these protein-coding regions:
- the FAM228B gene encoding protein FAM228B gives rise to the protein MWRGGGSYHSRFPPPLGPPGASPEPLVQGFTASLSQKNKTAWSGRKSAKDGLNQEPVAPLQAAPDESQDIIASVRCILDRENYFVREVDGYLRHNDFLNLRKKEILYKKWLKDVSEPLLQKIEDKMDSQSSEEIRKRKDEQLSLYLNYCKKKGYVALEAYDPSEYDPFFLKTCTDCWKVSIPPLQDPLLKDIQRKFIETGIVKQCETGRPCSTRELNELSKAELPLLPLSRQRMDAVQWLKIPHAYIASEVHRTRRQKVISHHKDGKSR